The region AAGACTGCATCTTCTTCGAGTACTTGGCGAGTTCGTCGCCTTCGATGATTCGTTCCAGCTCTTCCAGGCGGCTCAAACGGCTACGAATAGTACGGAAGTTGGTCAGCGTGCCACCGAGCCAGCGTTCGTTGATGAACGGCATGCCACAGCGTTCGGCTTCACGTTCAATTGCCGCACCTGCTTGACGCTTGGTACCGACAAAAAGCACGAGGCTGCCACCTTCAGAGACCTGCGCCAAGTATTTCTTGGCTCGCAGGAGGCCGCGAATGGTCTCGCGAACATCGATGATGTGAATTTGGTTCTTTTTAGCGTAGATGTACGGAGCCATCTTCGGATTCCACCGACTGGTACGGTGACCGAAGTGAATACCGCATTCGACAAGTTCTTGGACGAACTGCTGTCCGCTAGACATGGCGTTAAATCCTTTTGGGATAAGGGGATGCCATTAAGGATTGTCCGCTCTAGGCTCTAGATTGGCGCCATACCAACCAGTGGAAGCGATACCTGTGTCCACCACAATTCTGAAGCCCGAAAACCTCACTTCCCGCACAGTTTTCGGAGAATTTGCAGTGGCTGAACGTTCAAACCCAGGCGGGCTCTTTGCGAAAAAGAAGCTTCCCCGGTTTCGAGTCTTCCCCACATTCACTATTTGAGGGGGAAGGGAAGCAGATGAAGGTACCCGATTCGGCAAAAATCGTCAATAACCCACGCCACAGGCGGATAAATCTCGGCCTGATTATTAGGTGTTCTCGTATTTTCTGCGACAACCGGGGCAATGTTTCAGGTGCTTTTCAACCGCTTTTCGATCTGCCACGGCAACCAATGAACCGTCAGCATAGGCTGGCAGCATGTCCATGGTCTCTTCACAAGAGAGAATCGCGATCGAGCCATCCTTCGAGAGCATCATCAAGGAAGTGCCCACCCCGATGGCAGCAAGGGACATCGCACCGCCGGCTATGAGAAATCTCCGCCGTCGCCGAACACGCAGCGATTGCTCTTTCAGCGCGTCTTGGAGATCAGAGAGTTCTCCAGGCGGGCAGCGTGTCCAGGGATCTTGTGAGGGCATAATAAGCGGTAGTCCAGCGTCGGATGGGAATGACGCCACGGGGAATAGGAATCCGGCAGGAGTTAAGTACCGTATCAGGTACCGAATGATGGACGCAAATAGGTATTGGATGTAGGGAGTGTTTCTCGCGGTGCTTCTTCAAGCTGGATCGGAGCGGATCCGACCTGGTGAGCTAGTTGGTCAGGGGCTTTTAAGGTTACTTTTCGACGACCTAGTTCAATGAGTCCTTCGTTCTGCATCGCACCTAGCACCACCGTTACTGTTTCTCGGGTGCTTCCAACGATGCTGGCCAAGTCTTGGTGCGATAGGCGAATGGTTAACTCAATTCCCTTTGCTGTTTCTCGACCGTATTGCTCAGCCAATTCTAACAAGAGATGGATGATTCGCTCTCGATTGGGCAAGTAGAGGAGGTTTTTGACACGTCGCTCAATTCGGCGTCGACGAAATCCAATGACCTTGGTGATGCCAATGCAAAGGTTGGCATGTTCTTCCATGAGACTGGATAAGCACTTTCGTGGTATCGCAATAATCCGAGAGTTTTCGACCGCTTCGGCATACTCATCACGACTACCAACGTTCAGGATTGCCAATTCTCCGAAGATCTCACCAGGTTCGATGAATGCCAAAATGGACTGTTTCCCATCACTCGTCAGATGGCAGATTTTGACGCGGCCGCTTGCCAGAACGAGAACGGAATCGGCATTGTCCGCGGGCAGATAAATTGGTTCCCCTTTGGCGATCGTCCTCGCGCGGCTTTCTGCTTCCAGGCGTTGAATCTGCGAATCGGTACAGGTTTCAAACAGCCGGCAAGATTTGAGGTACCAGATTTGTCCTGCCATGGTCGTTCCTCTTAAGTGCTTTCGCGAACCCTGCGTGGGGCAGGGGAGTGGTCGTTGGTACCAACTCAGATGCCCAACTCGCTTTCAGGTTACGCATTTTCGCGGAGAATGAATCTTATCAGAGGTTGTTCTTCCCTCAATGCCTAAGGAAGAGACCTGCAAAGCGCATAAAAAAAGCACGTCATGAGGACGTGCTTAGCTACCCCCCGAGGATTTGAACCTCGACTGACAGAGCCAAAATCTGTAGTGCTACCATTACACTAGGGGGTAATTCCCGCTGACGGGACTATAGATAGTACTGGAAACCCCAACCTCTCGACAAGAGGACCCTGAAACAAACCTGGGGTTCGCTTCGGAAATTACGACAAACGCGAAGTCATTGCGAAAGAAAGTTGCTCCATCTCTATGGCCAAATCTACGCCAATGACGGTTGCCTCCTCTGGCAGTTTTAGTGTAACCGCAGCAAAGTTGAGGAAACCACGGATTCCAGCCGAAACGAGTCGTTCGGCGACCTCTTGAGCCGCATTCGCTGGCACGGCCAGGATCGCGAGTTGAATCGACTTCTCCTTCACGATCCGATCGACTTCGTCAAGGCTGAAGACTGGAATCCCTTCGATTTCAGTGCCGACAATTTTCGGATCGAGATCAAAGGCTGCGACCGTATTGAACCCCTGGTGAGAAAAACCTCGGTACCCGAGAAGTGCTCGCCCCAGATTACCTACCCCAACTAAGGCCACCGGCCATCGTTGATCGGTTCCCATGATTTGACGAATCGTTGCTGTTAATTCCGCACATCGGTAGCCGACACCGGGGTAGCCGAATTGGCCGAAGTTTGCGAGATCTTTGCGTACTTGGGCGTCGGAAAAACCGAGCATTTCTCCAAGTTTAGTACTGCTGGTGGTTTCGATGCCATTTCTCTCGAGACGAGAGAGCTCTCGAAGATAGAGGCTTAGGCGACTAATAACAGCTTTCGAGACACGCTGATCGCTGGAAGGTTTCTTGTTGTCTTTACTCTTCGCCATGACTTGCGCAATCGACGTGCCGCTTAGGGATTGAGGTTCAAAGCTATTTCAACTCTAACCTCTTTGCGGACTGCCCAACAAGGGTGGTTATCGAAGCTTACTTGCCAAGAAATAAGAAGAGCCCGGCCACAAATTGTGCCAGGCTCTTCCGTTTGCTTTCGGGACTCGTACGTCAGGGATTATTCTTCGCCAAGTTCTTCGTAATTGATCCAAATTTCACCCGTCGAGGCGTTGTAAAGCCAGCCGTCGGTGTCGTTGAAGTCTGAAGAGACAGGGTCAGCAGTCACCACCTTAATGGTGTCGCTGTTGGTGAAGTTATTGACGGGAATCTTTGATAGGTAAGGGCCAAATGGACCATCTGCGGTGCCGTCGGCCTTGGTGGAAATGGTCAACTCGTTAAGCGTGTTGCCAGGGACAGCTCCTTCGTGGTGAGCACGATACAGCTGAATCTGTGATCGGAGCGTGTGTAGGTTGAACAGGGCGCTGCTCTTCTTGGCATCGGTCGTCGAGTCCGTGAATTGTGGAATGACCGTGGCAGCGAGGACAGCCAGGATCACCACAACAATGAGAACTTCAATCAGCGTGAAACCGGCCTTCTTCGATTGCGACATTGTTTTGAGACTCCAAGTCTGATATTTGCTGACGCTCTTGGCGAATGCCCGCTTTAAAGGGGTCAGCATGGTTATCTTGTTTCTATGCGTACGAGGGTTATCCGAAAGCGTCGATGTAAAAGCTTTCTGAAGGTAGATACGTTACGGCTTGGCCCGGTCAAGCAGATTTTCCCTAAATCGCTTGCATGCCATCCATTGGTATGGGAACGGTTCTCTGGATTGCTAAGTGAATGCCACTTCACTGGTGGACTTTTTGACTCTTCAAGGCCAGGGGGATCCTAAAATCCCCCGAGAAAAATCGGCCTAATCCTATTTCTGAATACCGTCGGTAAATTCTGCTTTCCCGGTAAACATGGACGCTGCTGGCATATTCGATTTGATGCTTGCATGCTGCTTATCTGGCTATGTCTGCCCATGTTTTGAAAAACACCTAGTTGTTCCGTCTCAAGCATTTATCCCAGATTGACGATACAGAAGGACATCTGGGTGCTGAATAGGCGACTTGGGTAGTCAATGCATGACGCGAAAGACGCTCTAAGTAGGTGCTTTGGATAAACGGGCGATAGCAGGAGATATTGCACGAACCAATGTTTGAGGGCACAGGACACGGCAAGGATTTGCCCAAACCAGGCCAGGCCCTTAGTCGTACGGCGTTTTGTCAACGAAGGAGAAGGAAAATGCGAGCTGTATTGGGATTGCCGATCCTAGCGGTCATGTTGGCTGCTTTTTCGGCGAACTCGGCTGAAGCCGCTTATGGCGGATTGTTCAGCTTCCGAAATGCTGGCTGTTGTGAGCCGGCAACTTACGAGTGCTGCAAACAGCAGTGCTACACCGTCAACAAGACCTGCAAAGAGGTCGTCTACGAAAAGCAGGAACAGACCTGCTACAAGACTGTTTATGAAACAGTCTACGAAGACAAAACTGTGGATTGCGTGACCTACGAAACGGAAACGCGCTACAAAGATTGCACGTACACCACGTGCAAACCAGTTTGGGAAACCAAGTACCGCACGGTGAACTACACCACCTGCAAGCCGGTTTGGGAAACCCGAACGAAAGACATTTGCTACACCGTGTGCAAGCCTGTCTACGAAACCAAGACGAAGACCTACAACTACACGGTCTGCAAGCCAGTCTGGGAAACGAAGACCAAGGAAATCTGCTACACCGTGTGCAAGCCAGTCTGGGAAACCAAGACGAAGGACATTTGCTACACCGTTTGCAAGCCTGTCTACGAAACCAAGACGAAGACCTACAACTACACGGTCTGCAAGCCAGTCTGGGAAACGAAGACCAAGGACATCTGCTACACGGTTTGCAAGCCTGTCTGGGAAACCAAGACCAAGGAAATTTGCTACACCGTTTGCAAGCCTGTCTACGAAACCAAGTATCGTGACGTTTGCGAAACCATCTGCAAGCCAGTTCATTACACCAAGACGGTTAAGGTCTGTGGCGGTCACTGGGAAACCAAGACCGAAACGATCCCCGGTCCTGTTGTGAAGAAGTGCATCCAAGAACCAGGTTGCTGGACTTGGGACCCTTGCAAGTGCAAGTGCGTCTACTGCCCAGGCGAAACCAAAGTTGTTGAAGTTCAATGCCCACCTAAGACCTGCTGCAAAAAGGTTTGGGTTCCTGAAGTGACCGAAAAGCAGATCGACTGCGTTCGTTACGAAAAGGAAACCATCACCAAGCAGGTTCCTTACAAGGTCTGCAAGATGGTGCCAGAACAGCGTACCAAGACTTGCACCTACAAGGTGTGCCGCATGGAAAAGGAACAACGCGTTAAGACTTGCACCTACAAAGTCTGCAAGATGGTTCCTGAACAACGCACCAAGACTTGCACCTACAAGGTCTGCAAGATGGTTCCTGAACAGCGAGTCAAGACTTGCACCTACAAGGTTTGCAAGATGGTTCCTGAACAGCGTACCAAGACTTGCACCTACAAGGTCTGCAAGATGGTTCCTGAGCAGCGTACCAAGACTTGCACCTACAAGGTCTGCAAGATGGTTCCTGAACAGCGTACCAAGACTTGCACCTACAAGGTCTGCAAGATGGTCAAGCAGTGCCACACGAAGGAAGTGCCTTACAAGGTGTGCAAGATGGTCCAAGAGACCCACACCAAGCAGGTTCCTTACTGCGTGAAGAAGCCTGTCCACACCACGAAGACCGTCAAGGTTGCCAAGTGTGTACCTAAGCAAGTTGCTTACACCGTCACTCGCTGCGTCCCAAAGGTCGTTTGCAAGACGGTTCCAGTCACGGTCTGCTGCCCGGTTCCTTGTGATCCGTGCTGCGGAGAAGCTGCTGCCAGCGATTGCGGCTGCGGTGCGTAACGTTGCAAAACCGGCTCCTTGGACTCTCCGCCAGAGAGTCTAAGGCACTGGCCTGGTAGAATGAAGCGGCTCGGGATTTCGGTCTCGAGTCGCTTTTTTTGTTTCTTGATCGTTATCTGAAGGAGCAATGATGACTGCCCGCAGCGATGCTGAGCTTCCAATTATCTTGGTCGGCGCCATGACCCAGGATCGAGTCATTGGAAAAGGGGAGGGGATGCCGTGGGATATTCCGGAAGAATATCAGACGTTCATTGATAACATCCGTGGCCAAACGGTCATCATGGGACGCAAATCGTACGAGATCTTCGGGCCAGATTTAACGAACTCGCACGCAGTCGTCGTCTCACGCAGTCAACCAAGTGTCGATGTTCCGATTGCTGAAAGCATTGAAAAAGCCATCGATCTCGCCAAAGGTTTCGGCCAGAAGATCTTCGTTGCAGGAGGGGCACAGATCTATGAACTAGCCTTGCCGCATGCCGATTGGATGTTTCTCAGCGAGATCAAGCATCGCTACGACGGAGACACATACTTTCCCAAGTTCGATCAAAGCGAATGGACGATCGAGCGAGAAGACGACCACGAGAAATTTATCTATCGCGAGTGGAAACGAATTTCCTAAGTGATCGTATTAAACGAATTCTGCTTTTTGACGAGCTCCGGGATTCGGCCAAACGCGATTTTGTCTTCCATGACGTCGCGGTAGGCATGGGTATTGGCAAAATAGATCGACGCTGGGCCCCAGCGATCGCTGATCTCGTCCAGCGCATGCGAAAGTCTTTGTGACTCAGAGATCTCGTCGAAGAGGTATCCGGAGACTTCGCTGCGGACGACCAGTTTTGCTACGGTAACGTCCACTTTTTTGAGTCCGGATAAGTTTCTCGGTCGTTCCGCCCAAAGTCGTTCAAACTGATGAAGAATCGACAGGGTGTCTTGCACGCACGGCAACTCAATTCGATGGGTGAAAATCGTCTTGTGGCTACCGGTAAGGGTAAGTTGAAGCGATCGTGCGAAGTACCCTGTCTGCCGAAGACGTCGTGCCAACTTACAAAGCAGCAACACCAAAATGCAGTGCGAGCCAGCTTCGTTGCGAAAACGTGGGTCGAGAACCCGGCCATGAGTCATTGAATGACGCTGAGTGGGTGGTTCCGGATCGTCAATGCCATGGAGCCCATTCCACCAGCGCGCGCCGGAAACGGATCCCCAGATTTCGGCTGCCTTCCTGCGTTCGATATTCCAAAGATCGGGAATGGTTCGGATTCCGGACTTTTCAAGTCGCGTCATCATGCCACGCCCCACGCCGGGAAGTTCGTCCAGCGGCAAATGCGAGAGACGGCCAGGCAGGTCTTCCGTGGGAAGTACGCTTAGTCCGTCAGGCTTTTTTAAGTTGCTTGCAATCTTTGCCAATAGCCTGCTCGAGGCGATTCCAATTGAGCTGGTAAGCCAGGGGCCAAAGTCGCGACGAATTTGTCTTTTGATTGCATTGGCGAGTTGAACCGCTTGATCAATTTCACGATAGCGACCACACAATTTGATCGTCCATTCATCAATTGAGTAGACATGATGCACCTCGGCGCATTGATCGACGCTTTTTAAAAGTTCATGGTGGATTTCGACATAGACACTCGGCCGAGCTTTGACGAGCCGAATTCCAGGGCACAGGCGTTTTGCCTCATAGACTTTTGTGCCGGTCCGAATACCGCATCGTTTTGCTTCGTAACTCGCAGCGATGACGCAGGTCGCGTCAGTTTCCATCGGTATGACACCGACCGGACGATTTCTGAGTTCCGGACGCAGGTACTGCTCAGCCGATGCAAAAAAGGAATTCATGTCCTGCATCATCCAGTTTACTTGCGTCATCACTTAGTCCCTGAAAGCGTTTTGATGGAGCATGGGTACAAATGTACACTATTGTCATTGTTCGGCAAGTGAATCGAGAAATGATGAGCTTCAGCGACGAAATCGCGGGGAATGAAGCGGAAATCGCCGAACCTGGGCTTATGGGGCGTGTCTCATGTGCGGTTTCTGAAAGCGTGAATGCGTAAGTTTTTGAAGGAGAGTGGTTTGACCGACCGAGGCTCTACGGAAATTGCCCAGGTAATCGAGACGAACGATAGCGAGTTTTGTTGTTACTGGGCTCAGTCGCCGAAAGTGGAGCTTCGTCGTGAAGAGCATTGGTATCGCCTGATCAGCGATATCGATCACCCCTACTTCAACAGTATCTTTGAAGCGCAGTTGCCAACGACTGGCATCGTAAGTGCCATCGAAGAAGCGATCCGTCCTTATCGTGATCGCGGCAGGCAAATGTCATGGTGGATCGGGCCGGCGTCCAGGCCAATCACGCTTGGCCAGCATTTAGAGCAGTTAGAATTCAAAAAAACGGCTTGCGAAGCAGCGATGGCCATCTGTCCATTTGAGGCAGACTTTGAGCGGATCAGTGATGATGTCGAGATACAAGCAGTGACATCCGCAACACAGCTGCGGACGTGGGTTGAGATCATGACCGGAGTCTATGGTTTGCCAGAGTTTACCCGGGAGCCATGGTTTCAAATTTTGAATCGACTGGGTTTGGACGGTCGATCGAAGCTTCAGCACTTTGTCGCACGACTTGACGGAGACGTCGCGGGAGTCGGTTCTGTTTTCTATGGAAGTCAGGCTGCGGGAATTTATAACATCGCCGTGCTTCCGGAGTTTCGAGGCCAAGGAGTTGCGTCGACGTTGACGATTTCGCTACTGTCTCTCATTGACGAACAAGGCTATCAACTTGCAACCCTCTGCGCGTCACAGGAAGCGGAAAAGCTCTATCGAAAGATTGGTTTTCAGATGCATGGAGAGTTGAACTGTTTTGTCTGGTCTCCCGCATAGCGCATAGAAAAACACCGCGCTTCGTTTCCAAGGCACGGTGTTTCGTATTCGTCTCGCTGTAGGAGAATACGCTTGATCGCGTTTTAGACGCGGCGTTCTCGGAGGCGGGTTGCCTTACCAACGCGATCACGCAGGTAGTACAGTTTCGCACGGCGAACCACGCTTCTACGCGTAACTTCGATTTTGGCGATCTGTGGGCTGTGGATTGGGAACTTCTTTTCCACCCCTTCACCGGCGACGATGCGGCGAACGGTGAACATTTCTCGCGTACCGCTGCCGCTCTTGGCGATCACGGTACCGATGAACTTTTGGATACGTTCTTTTTGACCTTCGAGGATCTTAGTGTGAACTTCAACCGTGTCACCAATCTCGAAGAAATCGACTTCCGACTTTTGATAGGCCGCTTCGACCTTATTCATCAATTCTTGGCTCATTGCCAGGTTCCTTCTACTACAGCGTATTAACGATTATTTTGTTCCGCGTCGTCCTCATGCTTTTCCAGCAAATCGGAACGTCGCATTTTGGTCTTTTCGAGCGACTGCTGTTTCCGCCATTTGAGAATCTCTTGGTGATTGCCACCTAATAGAACCTCAGGAACACTCAGTCCGCGGTATTCTCGTGGTCTGGTGTATTGTGGAAACTCAAGCAGGCGATTTCCTTCGCTGAAGGAGTCGTCCACTGCACTTTGCTCGTCGCCGAGCACGCCAGGAATCAGGCGAATCACCGTATCGATGATGGCCATCGCCGCGACTTCACCTCCATTGAGGACAAAGTCTCCCAGCGAAATCTCTTCCGGCTGCAAAAGGTCGATCACGCGTTGATCGAAGCCCTCATAGCGGCCGCATATCATCGTCAGCCGTTGTTCCTGAGCAAGTTCCTCGACTAGCGGTTGATCCAGTGTTTTGCCTTGAGGGCTTAGCAGGATTAACCGTCCAGGCGTTTCGCTCTGTGGCTGAATTTGCTCGATCGCTTCGACAACCGGTTGCACGCGGATGACCATTCCAGGTCCACCGCCAAAAGGACGGTCGTCGACTCGATTGTGCTTGTCGCTAGCCCAGTCTCGAAGGTTATGGACATGGGCTTCGACCAATTTTTTATCGATTGCCTTGTTCAGTAAGCTCTCACCGAGGTAACCGGTGAAAATTTCAGGAAACAAGGTCAGGACATCGAACCGCATCGCAGGGGTTCCTGCTTAGCCTTCTTCCTTGGACTGCTCTTCACCACCTTCGGCGGCAGCAGCTTCCACTGCTTCGCCTTCCGCTGGAGCGGCGGCTTCAGCACCTTCCTCAGCTGGGGCTTCTGCGCCTTCAGCTTCTGCAGGAGCTTCCGGTTCTGGTTCCTTGATTTCGACTTTAGGAGGAACGTAAGCAGTTTTGGTCGCCATGCGAGCCAAAGCTTCTTCGCGTGCTGCCACGTGGCTACCGTTGGTGCCGTACTTTCGGATTAGAACGGCAACCTTCGGGGAAGGTTGAGCACCGACGCCGAGCCAGTAATCGACTCGTTCGGTCTTCAGATTGACTCGGGCATCCTTTTCTTTGACAAAAGGATCGTAGGTGCCGAGGTACTCGATTGCCTTACCGTCTCGCGGGGTGCGAGAATCCATGGCGCAAATACGATAGAACGGACGGTGTGCCCGACCCATCTTTTTCATGCGAATGCGAACTGCCACGTAACGTTACTCCTAAAGTAGATTTACTGTCTCACCATGCCCAACGACGAGGTTAACGACGCCGCTTTTTGAGCTTGTTTTTAAGTTTACTCTTCATCTTCTTCTGGTTCTGGACATCCTTGGCGGTCATCCGTTTGCCAGTGCCTTGCTTGGCTTTTTTCATTTTGCCGGTCGGATCCATCAGCTCGCCACTGCGAAGCTTCCGCATCATGTCCATGGCACCGCCCATGCCGCCCCCGGCCATTCCCTTCATCAGCGAAGCCATACTGTCGAACTGTTTGATCAGCTCGTTGACTTCTTGGGGGGAAACGCCTGAGCCCTTGGCGATACGTTGGCGACGGCTGTTGTCGATCAGCTTGGGATCGTTGCGTTCCGCGGCGGTCATCGAATCGATCATGCCGCCGAGCCGCTTCATCTCTTTCTCGTGGTCGCCCCCTTGCAGCATCTTGGTCATTTCGCCCATGCCAGGCATCATGCCGAGCATCTTCTGCATGAGGCCTGGGCGTGCGATTTGATTCAACTGCTTACGGAAGTCGTCCAGGGTGAACTGTCCTTTTTGCAGACGTTCTTGCGTCTTCTGGACTTGTTCCTGATCGAACTCGCGTTGGGCGGTCTCGAAGAGCGACTGAATGTCACCCATTCCGAGAATACGACCGGCCATTCGGTCAGGGTGGAAAGGCTCGAGGCCATCCATCCGTTCGCTGACACCGATGAATTTGATCGGTACGCCGGTCACATGTTTGACCGACAGCAATGCACCGCCTCGGGCATCGCCGTCGAGCTTTGTCATGATGACGCCGTCAAGCTCCAAAGCGTCGTTGAACGCCTTGGCGCTGTTCACTGCATCTTGGCCTGTCATGCCGTCAACGACGAGGAACGCCTGGTCTGGCTGGACCTTCAGGTCGATTGTCTTGAGCTGTTGCATCAGCTCTTCGTCGATGGCAAGACGGCCTGCGGTATCGAGGATCACCACGTCGATGCCGTTTTCGCGGGCATGTTTCACCGCGTTTTGGCAGACAGAGATCGGGTCGGTTGCCCCTTCTTCGCTATAAACAGGGGTGTCGACACTCTTACCGACGATGTGCAGCTGCTCGACGGCGGCGGGGCGCTGAAGGTCGGCAGCACACAGAAGGGCTTTTTTGCCCTCCGAGCCGATCAAGCGGGCCAGCTTACCGCAAGTTGTCGTCTTACCGGCACCCTGCAGACCGCACATCATCAGGACGGTGACGTCCTTTGTCAGATGCAGGCTTGGATCGGAATCGCCACCCAGAAGCTCGATCAATGCTTCATTGACGATACCAACAAGCTGCTGTTCAGGCTTCAGCGACTTCAAAACGTCCTGACCGACAGCTTTGTCGGAGACGTCGTTCATGAAAGCCTTGACGACATCGTAACTTACGTCGGCCTCGAGCAAGGCCGTCTCGACCATTTTAAGGCCTTCTCGCATGTTCGACTCGGTCAATCGGCCTTGTCCGCGCAGCGTCTTAAACGCTGATCGTAAGCCGTCTTGTAACGAGTCCAACATGGAAAGTATGCCTAATGATCGAATTTACGCGTCACAGGGAGTTCGCTTTAGGGTTGGAATTCTTGCTGCCAAAAAGGCAAAGCAACCCTATGGACCGCTCCCGAGAGATGGGTCGAAACGCGTATTCTAGCGAACCCCACGGCAGGTTGGCAATTGGTAATGCCGAGATGCGAGCCGGTTTTTCCTGTGGTAGCGACCCCGCAATGGGGGGCTAGTTGGTGCCAGGTGGTCGCTTTGAGAGATCCACGAGGGTTTTCACGATTTTCGCTTTATGGTCGTCGGGCAATATCAAATACCGATCGCGACCGTCCTCTTTGGGGGTAAAGCTCGTGTGCGATTGGTCATTGATCGAGACGGTTCCTGGCGGCGAAAGCTCGAATTGGCCTGCATCTGGCCGAACGGCATAAAGCACCGAGGTCAAATCCCAGGTGGGACGATCATGAGGTGGAGGGCTGTACAGGTAGTACGCCTCTGGAAGCGGATGATGCTCCGCATACAGATAGTCTTTTTCGATGCTCTGGTGAGGGTAGGGGAGAGCAATGCCGATTTCATAGCCGCTCCAGATAATAGGAGTCGGCCATTCCTTGCTCAGCTTCTGAGCGGCTGCTAAGTCCATCTTTATGTTGTATTCGCCATAGGCTCCTGGCTTTCCGGGAATCTTAGCGAAAGCTCCCCCCATAACGGAAATGAATTTGACTTTCTCCTTCGCGAGTTCTTTTCCACCGAGTGGACTGATATCGTCTCCGGGCGAAGAGAGTAGATTCGCCAAGTTCGTGGAAAAACCAACCTGAGCAATGACGACCGACTTCGGTTCAGCTGCCACCAGGGTTCGCCGTAATAGCTTCACCGCATCCTCAGCATCTTGGCCTGACATCAAGTCATGTGGGAATCGCTGTTTGCCAGAGTCTTTGGTGTTGGCGAGGCCAAGGAATTTGCCTTCGGTGTCGGTCACACCGCTGTTACAAACCCCGATTGGGATGTCGCCACGGCCATAAAACGTATTCACTGCATCCGTGAACGCTGCCGCTGATGGATGGTCCTTCGTAATCGTGACAGCCAGCAATTGACACTCGCCCATGTCTTCCAGCGAATGGATCATTGCCAACGCAAGTACGTCGTCGACATCGTTCCCAATATCCGTATCAAAAATCAGCGGGACAGGTTTATCGCTGCTTTGTGCAAGTGAGGCAGAAGCAGCGAAGAGCACGCAGAACGTGGTCACGATCAGTCGAGGTAGCATGGCGTTCGGTGGGGCAAAAGTCAGGGGGGAGGGTTTCTACTTCTGAATCGCGCCTTCAGGTAGGGCTGGTCGCTTTTTAAGGGGGAGCGGTTTCAAGCCTTTGATTTCCAGCGTTGAAACCTTCTTGCTTTCCAGGTCCAGCACGCGAATCAGGTGGTTGTTGGTGTCTGCGATGTAAAGCTTGCCGTTGGCGTGAGCGAGGCCTGCCGGTTCATCAAATTGGGCAGGATCATTTGCGATGCCAGGTTCTCCCGTGCCAGCGATGGTGGTCACCTCACCTGTCGCTGCATCGACTGCTTTTATCTTGTTGTTGTACGTGTCGGTCGTGTAGATGATGCCATCGACGTAACAAACACCAAGCGCATGCTGAAGCTTGGCTGTCTTGGGGCCACCATCAACGTCGCCAAAGCTGAACAGACGGCCGTAGGGCAAATGGGCCGTGCCGATCACGGTTT is a window of Bremerella sp. TYQ1 DNA encoding:
- the trmD gene encoding tRNA (guanosine(37)-N1)-methyltransferase TrmD: MRFDVLTLFPEIFTGYLGESLLNKAIDKKLVEAHVHNLRDWASDKHNRVDDRPFGGGPGMVIRVQPVVEAIEQIQPQSETPGRLILLSPQGKTLDQPLVEELAQEQRLTMICGRYEGFDQRVIDLLQPEEISLGDFVLNGGEVAAMAIIDTVIRLIPGVLGDEQSAVDDSFSEGNRLLEFPQYTRPREYRGLSVPEVLLGGNHQEILKWRKQQSLEKTKMRRSDLLEKHEDDAEQNNR
- a CDS encoding nucleoside hydrolase; this translates as MLPRLIVTTFCVLFAASASLAQSSDKPVPLIFDTDIGNDVDDVLALAMIHSLEDMGECQLLAVTITKDHPSAAAFTDAVNTFYGRGDIPIGVCNSGVTDTEGKFLGLANTKDSGKQRFPHDLMSGQDAEDAVKLLRRTLVAAEPKSVVIAQVGFSTNLANLLSSPGDDISPLGGKELAKEKVKFISVMGGAFAKIPGKPGAYGEYNIKMDLAAAQKLSKEWPTPIIWSGYEIGIALPYPHQSIEKDYLYAEHHPLPEAYYLYSPPPHDRPTWDLTSVLYAVRPDAGQFELSPPGTVSINDQSHTSFTPKEDGRDRYLILPDDHKAKIVKTLVDLSKRPPGTN
- the rpsP gene encoding 30S ribosomal protein S16, with the protein product MDSRTPRDGKAIEYLGTYDPFVKEKDARVNLKTERVDYWLGVGAQPSPKVAVLIRKYGTNGSHVAAREEALARMATKTAYVPPKVEIKEPEPEAPAEAEGAEAPAEEGAEAAAPAEGEAVEAAAAEGGEEQSKEEG
- the ffh gene encoding signal recognition particle protein → MLDSLQDGLRSAFKTLRGQGRLTESNMREGLKMVETALLEADVSYDVVKAFMNDVSDKAVGQDVLKSLKPEQQLVGIVNEALIELLGGDSDPSLHLTKDVTVLMMCGLQGAGKTTTCGKLARLIGSEGKKALLCAADLQRPAAVEQLHIVGKSVDTPVYSEEGATDPISVCQNAVKHARENGIDVVILDTAGRLAIDEELMQQLKTIDLKVQPDQAFLVVDGMTGQDAVNSAKAFNDALELDGVIMTKLDGDARGGALLSVKHVTGVPIKFIGVSERMDGLEPFHPDRMAGRILGMGDIQSLFETAQREFDQEQVQKTQERLQKGQFTLDDFRKQLNQIARPGLMQKMLGMMPGMGEMTKMLQGGDHEKEMKRLGGMIDSMTAAERNDPKLIDNSRRQRIAKGSGVSPQEVNELIKQFDSMASLMKGMAGGGMGGAMDMMRKLRSGELMDPTGKMKKAKQGTGKRMTAKDVQNQKKMKSKLKNKLKKRRR